In Homo sapiens chromosome 11, GRCh38.p14 Primary Assembly, one DNA window encodes the following:
- the HRAS gene encoding GTPase HRas isoform 2 (isoform 2 is encoded by transcript variant 2) → MTEYKLVVVGAGGVGKSALTIQLIQNHFVDEYDPTIEDSYRKQVVIDGETCLLDILDTAGQEEYSAMRDQYMRTGEGFLCVFAINNTKSFEDIHQYREQIKRVKDSDDVPMVLVGNKCDLAARTVESRQAQDLARSYGIPYIETSAKTRQGSRSGSSSSSGTLWDPPGPM, encoded by the exons ATGACGGAATATAAgctggtggtggtgggcgccggcGGTGTGGGCAAGAGTGCGCTGACCATCCAGCTGATCCAGAACCATTTTGTGGACGAATACGACCCCACTATAGAG GATTCCTACCGGAAGCAGGTGGTCATTGATGGGGAGACGTGCCTGTTGGACATCCTGGATACCGCCGGCCAGGAGGAGTACAGCGCCATGCGGGACCAGTACATGCGCACCGGGGAGGGCTTCCTGTGTGTGTTTGCCATCAACAACACCAAGTCTTTTGAGGACATCCACCAGTACAG GGAGCAGATCAAACGGGTGAAGGACTCGGATGACGTGCCCATGGTGCTGGTGGGGAACAAGTGTGACCTGGCTGCACGCACTGTGGAATCTCGGCAGGCTCAGGACCTCGCCCGAAGCTACGGCATCCCCTACATCGAGACCTCGGCCAAGACCCGGCAG GGCAGCCGCTCTGGCTCTAGCTCCAGCTCCGGGACCCTCTGGGACCCCCCGGGACCCATGTGA
- the HRAS gene encoding GTPase HRas isoform 3 (isoform 3 is encoded by transcript variant 4), with protein MTCPWCWWGTSVTWLHALWNLGRLRTSPEATASPTSRPRPRPGRAAALALAPAPGPSGTPRDPCDPAAPRAGVEDAFYTLVREIRQHKLRKLNPPDESGPGCMSCKCVLS; from the exons ATGACGTGCCCATGGTGCTGGTGGGGAACAAGTGTGACCTGGCTGCACGCACTGTGGAATCTCGGCAGGCTCAGGACCTCGCCCGAAGCTACGGCATCCCCTACATCGAGACCTCGGCCAAGACCCGGCAG GGCAGCCGCTCTGGCTCTAGCTCCAGCTCCGGGACCCTCTGGGACCCCCCGGGACCCATGTGACCCAGCGGCCCCTCGCGCT GGAGTGGAGGATGCCTTCTACACGTTGGTGCGTGAGATCCGGCAGCACAAGCTGCGGAAGCTGAACCCTCCTGATGAGAGTGGCCCCGGCTGCATGAGCTGCAAGTGTGTGCTCTCCTGA
- the HRAS gene encoding GTPase HRas isoform 1 (isoform 1 is encoded by transcript variant 3) — protein sequence MTEYKLVVVGAGGVGKSALTIQLIQNHFVDEYDPTIEDSYRKQVVIDGETCLLDILDTAGQEEYSAMRDQYMRTGEGFLCVFAINNTKSFEDIHQYREQIKRVKDSDDVPMVLVGNKCDLAARTVESRQAQDLARSYGIPYIETSAKTRQGVEDAFYTLVREIRQHKLRKLNPPDESGPGCMSCKCVLS from the exons ATGACGGAATATAAgctggtggtggtgggcgccggcGGTGTGGGCAAGAGTGCGCTGACCATCCAGCTGATCCAGAACCATTTTGTGGACGAATACGACCCCACTATAGAG GATTCCTACCGGAAGCAGGTGGTCATTGATGGGGAGACGTGCCTGTTGGACATCCTGGATACCGCCGGCCAGGAGGAGTACAGCGCCATGCGGGACCAGTACATGCGCACCGGGGAGGGCTTCCTGTGTGTGTTTGCCATCAACAACACCAAGTCTTTTGAGGACATCCACCAGTACAG GGAGCAGATCAAACGGGTGAAGGACTCGGATGACGTGCCCATGGTGCTGGTGGGGAACAAGTGTGACCTGGCTGCACGCACTGTGGAATCTCGGCAGGCTCAGGACCTCGCCCGAAGCTACGGCATCCCCTACATCGAGACCTCGGCCAAGACCCGGCAG GGAGTGGAGGATGCCTTCTACACGTTGGTGCGTGAGATCCGGCAGCACAAGCTGCGGAAGCTGAACCCTCCTGATGAGAGTGGCCCCGGCTGCATGAGCTGCAAGTGTGTGCTCTCCTGA